A single window of Arcobacter venerupis DNA harbors:
- a CDS encoding TerB family tellurite resistance protein: MGFGKILGLAVLGIGAVAAAPFTGGGSIFGAATLAASLTGAGAIAAAGAAGAAGASVGYVLSRKEEEEEQAKNEKIAELNKKAEKYEEELKKAISQFQGDKEYFNYIIASTAMGMAVANADGEISSEELIEINEFVGGMASLNYPQHIVTQIEEFKNNPPSFNEAMKYLERVSESNYESIKNLIELVIEADGFIHEKEKAFLEAFNSSIKMINYKPESDDTENKFIIELKARFAA, encoded by the coding sequence ATGGGATTTGGTAAGATTTTAGGATTAGCAGTATTAGGTATAGGTGCCGTAGCAGCAGCACCATTTACGGGTGGTGGTTCAATATTTGGTGCAGCAACTTTAGCAGCTTCTTTAACGGGGGCAGGTGCAATTGCAGCAGCAGGTGCCGCAGGAGCAGCGGGAGCAAGTGTTGGATATGTATTATCAAGAAAAGAGGAAGAAGAAGAGCAAGCAAAGAATGAAAAAATTGCTGAACTAAACAAAAAAGCTGAAAAGTATGAGGAAGAATTAAAAAAAGCTATTTCTCAATTTCAAGGAGATAAAGAATATTTTAATTATATTATTGCTTCAACTGCTATGGGAATGGCTGTGGCTAATGCTGATGGAGAGATCTCTAGTGAAGAATTGATTGAAATAAATGAATTTGTTGGGGGAATGGCAAGTTTAAATTATCCTCAACACATAGTTACACAAATTGAAGAATTTAAAAATAATCCACCTTCTTTTAATGAGGCTATGAAGTATTTAGAAAGAGTTAGTGAATCTAATTATGAAAGTATAAAAAATCTAATTGAGCTTGTTATTGAAGCAGATGGATTTATTCATGAAAAAGAAAAAGCATTTTTAGAGGCTTTTAATAGTTCAATTAAAATGATTAATTATAAACCTGAATCAGATGATACAGAAAATAAATTTATTATAGAATTGAAAGCAAGATTTGCAGCTTAA
- a CDS encoding GspE/PulE family protein → MKTILKSLIDYSLFEKYDKNYFINNKILPIYENDISIKVAVCKSSKVETIKNDFNKVLSFVQIDEFELLFLLSHINKKILLYSYAFKAISQNSFEKYIDKFLEELISFSIDLRASDIHIEQYKELVLFKFRIDGRLKTFFAFSCEFFKLISSYIKLISNLDMTQVRLPLDGRFSLNIENKKYDFRVSSMPTLEAESIVLRILDNKNINKNLQTLGLSTNLLEILNKTLKLTQGLILISGPTGSGKTTTLYSILQELDSEEKKIITVEDPIEYKIDSICQIPINSKIGLSFELVLKNILRQDPDIIFIGEIRDKFSLDIALQASLTGHLVIASIHANSAVETILRLIDLQADPFLISSTLKLVMAQRLVLNYCKFCGSVGCPKCNYTKYYDRSTIAEILKVDETISSMIFKKSDINELKNYLTRINFKTILDDGKQKVEQNQTSLEEVYKVASF, encoded by the coding sequence ATGAAGACTATCTTAAAAAGCTTAATTGATTATTCCTTATTTGAAAAGTATGATAAAAATTACTTTATAAATAATAAGATTCTTCCAATTTATGAAAATGATATAAGTATAAAAGTTGCTGTTTGTAAAAGTTCAAAAGTAGAAACAATAAAAAATGATTTTAATAAAGTACTTAGTTTTGTACAAATAGATGAGTTCGAACTTCTTTTTTTATTAAGTCACATAAATAAAAAGATTTTATTATATTCTTATGCTTTTAAAGCAATTTCACAAAATAGTTTTGAAAAATATATTGATAAGTTTTTAGAAGAGTTAATTTCATTTTCTATAGATTTACGAGCAAGCGATATTCATATTGAACAATATAAAGAGTTGGTTTTATTTAAATTTAGAATTGATGGAAGATTAAAAACTTTTTTTGCTTTTAGTTGCGAGTTTTTTAAACTAATTTCCTCTTATATTAAATTAATTTCAAATTTAGATATGACACAAGTTCGTCTTCCTCTTGATGGCAGATTTTCTTTAAATATAGAAAATAAGAAATATGATTTTAGAGTTTCTTCCATGCCAACCCTTGAAGCTGAATCTATAGTTTTAAGAATTTTGGATAATAAAAATATAAATAAAAATCTGCAAACTTTAGGTTTATCCACTAACTTACTTGAAATTTTAAATAAAACCCTAAAATTAACCCAAGGTTTGATTTTGATTTCAGGACCCACAGGAAGTGGAAAAACTACAACTTTATATTCAATTTTACAAGAGTTAGATAGTGAAGAAAAAAAGATAATTACAGTTGAAGATCCAATTGAATATAAAATTGATTCTATTTGTCAAATTCCAATTAATAGTAAAATTGGTCTGAGCTTTGAACTTGTATTAAAAAATATCTTGCGTCAAGATCCTGACATCATTTTTATTGGAGAAATTAGAGATAAGTTCTCTTTAGATATTGCCTTACAAGCATCTTTGACTGGACATTTAGTGATTGCTAGTATTCATGCTAATAGTGCTGTTGAGACGATTCTTAGACTAATAGACTTACAAGCTGATCCTTTTTTAATCTCAAGTACTTTAAAACTTGTAATGGCTCAAAGATTAGTCTTGAATTATTGTAAATTTTGTGGCTCAGTTGGGTGCCCAAAGTGTAACTATACAAAATATTATGATAGGTCAACAATAGCTGAGATTTTAAAAGTGGATGAGACAATATCTTCAATGATATTTAAAAAATCAGATATAAATGAGCTGAAAAATTATCTTACAAGAATAAATTTCAAAACTATTTTAGATGATGGCAAACAAAAAGTAGAACAAAATCAGACCTCACTTGAAGAAGTTTATAAAGTTGCAAGCTTTTGA
- a CDS encoding Rad52/Rad22 family DNA repair protein: MFDKNQLTILTQELDSNRIKTREKGNINLSYIEGFDVIDTANKVFGFGNWSYSISKLDQVSQELNQNQNNVVCYKAVVQIQIHNTNHTLDVNRQDVGFGTGVAKSLADAHEGAAKEAVTDAIKRCFRSFGNQFGNSLYDKTKNHQNSAYQQNQNQNYNQRQPQNNQQQQQPYQNPNQTRNTQQNNSSFNQYEYQSLFNLGLNIVENNGFLIVTGDDIFSKKDSIKACGFRFDSKSKTWYKAIEQGAA; the protein is encoded by the coding sequence ATGTTTGATAAAAACCAATTAACTATCTTAACTCAAGAACTAGATAGTAATAGAATAAAAACAAGAGAAAAAGGAAATATCAATCTTTCATATATTGAAGGATTTGATGTTATAGATACTGCAAATAAAGTATTTGGATTTGGTAATTGGTCTTATTCTATTTCAAAATTAGATCAAGTATCACAAGAGCTTAATCAAAACCAAAATAATGTAGTTTGCTATAAAGCAGTAGTACAAATTCAAATTCATAATACTAATCATACACTAGATGTAAATAGACAAGATGTAGGATTTGGAACTGGTGTTGCTAAATCTTTGGCAGATGCTCATGAGGGTGCAGCCAAAGAAGCTGTAACAGATGCAATTAAAAGATGTTTTAGAAGCTTTGGGAATCAGTTTGGAAATTCACTTTATGATAAAACAAAGAATCATCAAAATAGTGCTTATCAGCAGAATCAAAACCAAAACTATAATCAAAGACAACCACAGAATAACCAACAACAGCAACAACCTTATCAAAATCCAAATCAAACAAGAAATACACAACAAAATAATTCTTCTTTTAACCAATATGAATATCAATCTCTTTTCAATCTAGGATTAAATATTGTAGAAAATAATGGATTTTTAATTGTAACTGGTGATGATATATTTAGTAAGAAAGATTCAATTAAAGCTTGCGGCTTTAGGTTTGATAGTAAGTCTAAGACTTGGTATAAAGCGATAGAACAAGGAGCAGCTTAA
- a CDS encoding helix-turn-helix transcriptional regulator, whose amino-acid sequence MAHDLLAKRLAYILTKLNNGEKFTLKELALEFGTTTKTISRDLNERFIYIPIKKEKNLYSLHEYALGKLNLEDIKNFATISGIKSLYPTLTNQFLTEILENKINKVFLVKNSGFEMIENKKDDFEKLSRAIINHHVVEFLYKDKEKIVEPYKLINSNGVWYLCANDSGKLKTYSFTKIENLKTKEDKFNLNSELLKEIEKDEINWFSNKLKEVQLKIDNSAKDYFLRKKVLSNMKIVEENDQYFIVLTKIAFEDEIINLVKYWIPYIQILSPNDLVEKLNNILNGYIKRTQPVQSQC is encoded by the coding sequence ATGGCTCACGATTTATTAGCAAAAAGATTAGCATATATCCTTACAAAACTAAACAATGGTGAAAAATTCACATTAAAAGAGTTGGCTTTAGAATTTGGTACAACTACAAAAACTATAAGTAGAGATTTAAATGAAAGATTTATTTATATTCCAATAAAAAAAGAAAAAAACTTATATTCTCTTCATGAGTATGCATTAGGAAAACTAAATCTTGAAGATATAAAAAACTTTGCTACTATAAGTGGTATAAAATCCCTATATCCAACTCTTACTAATCAATTTTTAACAGAGATTTTAGAAAATAAAATTAATAAAGTTTTTTTAGTAAAAAATAGTGGTTTTGAAATGATTGAAAATAAAAAAGATGATTTTGAAAAACTAAGTCGTGCAATAATCAATCATCATGTTGTAGAGTTTCTTTATAAAGATAAAGAAAAAATAGTTGAGCCATATAAACTTATAAACTCAAATGGTGTTTGGTACTTATGTGCAAATGATAGTGGAAAATTAAAAACATATTCTTTTACAAAAATAGAGAACCTAAAAACTAAAGAAGATAAATTTAATCTAAATTCTGAACTTTTAAAAGAGATAGAAAAAGATGAAATAAATTGGTTTTCTAATAAATTAAAAGAAGTACAGCTAAAAATAGATAATAGTGCAAAAGATTACTTTTTAAGAAAAAAAGTTTTATCAAATATGAAAATAGTTGAGGAAAATGATCAGTATTTCATAGTTTTAACAAAAATTGCTTTTGAGGATGAAATAATAAATCTAGTTAAATATTGGATTCCTTATATTCAAATTCTCTCTCCCAATGATTTAGTAGAAAAACTGAACAATATTTTAAATGGCTATATAAAAAGGACACAACCTGTCCAAAGCCAATGTTAG
- a CDS encoding DUF2958 domain-containing protein, with translation MNSLIPQSILENIPDLYETERSLNPICQIKLFTPDAQWTWYIIEISKEDKSTCYGYVVGFESELGYFSLKEIESIKGALGLGVERDISFKPTALEIIRKFK, from the coding sequence ATGAATAGTTTAATTCCACAATCTATTTTAGAAAATATTCCTGATTTATACGAAACAGAAAGAAGTTTAAATCCTATTTGCCAAATTAAACTTTTTACTCCTGATGCACAATGGACATGGTACATAATAGAAATCTCAAAAGAGGATAAATCTACTTGTTATGGTTATGTTGTTGGATTTGAAAGTGAACTTGGATATTTCTCTTTAAAAGAAATAGAATCTATAAAAGGAGCTTTAGGATTAGGTGTTGAAAGGGATATATCATTTAAGCCAACAGCATTAGAGATTATTAGGAAATTCAAATGA
- a CDS encoding helix-turn-helix domain-containing protein, whose amino-acid sequence MDVNYDSLLPQKILFNLKEVEDIGIIKTNMAKKLIYNGFLEVVKIGKKIHISRKELIRYLESNTYPSKNIA is encoded by the coding sequence ATGGATGTTAATTATGATTCATTACTTCCACAAAAAATACTATTCAACCTGAAAGAAGTTGAGGATATTGGAATAATAAAAACAAATATGGCCAAAAAACTAATTTATAATGGTTTTTTAGAAGTTGTTAAAATTGGAAAAAAAATTCATATATCAAGAAAGGAGCTAATTAGATACTTAGAGTCAAATACTTATCCTTCAAAAAATATAGCCTAA
- a CDS encoding type II secretion system F family protein — protein sequence MKKYKIKYQDKNEIKELILETKNLANEILPSNIIEIKENKNYFEFEFFIKKRVNEKKLNLLFYELNLMLQANINISDALDILIKNKKDKNILEFLKVIKYTLSNGKEIEENLSDFKINYLIPAFLKISQDSGNIALNMKALSSLLLENLEIKKAFFKAMAYPLVLIISFIFSLISIFIFVIPKFQMIFAQTTNELPFATKMLLRTQYIFENYSLIIFFIFLGFFIFFSLIYKRNVHFKYFIHKLFISKIFLIKDIYLNMQLYKLFLVIDIMLKSNYEFHKAFISSKILLKNKYLLDKISMIDNLLQNGKSINHSFLETQIFDDVVLNLINTGEVSNSLSITIEEIKKIYKNRFNDNINLLTSLIQPIFLIVIMGLILWVVLGIFIPIWDMGNMIKV from the coding sequence ATGAAAAAATATAAAATAAAGTATCAAGATAAAAACGAAATAAAAGAGCTGATTTTAGAAACAAAAAATCTAGCAAATGAGATTTTACCCTCAAATATAATTGAAATAAAAGAGAATAAAAACTATTTTGAATTTGAATTTTTTATAAAAAAAAGAGTAAATGAAAAAAAACTAAATTTGCTTTTTTATGAATTAAATCTAATGCTACAAGCAAATATAAATATCAGTGACGCCCTTGATATTTTGATAAAAAATAAAAAAGACAAAAATATTTTAGAATTCTTAAAAGTTATAAAATATACTCTTTCAAATGGAAAAGAGATAGAAGAGAATTTAAGCGATTTCAAAATAAATTATCTAATTCCAGCTTTTTTAAAAATATCCCAAGATAGTGGAAATATTGCATTAAATATGAAAGCATTAAGTAGTTTGTTACTTGAAAATCTTGAAATAAAAAAAGCTTTTTTTAAAGCTATGGCTTATCCTCTTGTTTTAATAATCTCTTTTATTTTCTCTTTAATATCAATATTTATTTTTGTAATTCCAAAATTCCAAATGATTTTTGCACAAACAACAAATGAACTTCCTTTTGCAACCAAAATGTTACTAAGAACTCAATATATTTTTGAAAACTATTCCTTAATTATTTTTTTTATTTTTCTTGGGTTCTTTATATTTTTTAGTTTAATATATAAGAGAAATGTCCATTTTAAGTACTTTATTCATAAGCTTTTTATTTCAAAAATATTCTTAATAAAAGATATATATTTAAATATGCAATTATATAAACTCTTTTTAGTTATAGATATTATGTTGAAATCAAATTATGAATTTCATAAAGCTTTCATTTCCTCAAAAATTTTATTAAAAAACAAATATCTATTGGATAAAATATCCATGATTGATAATTTATTACAAAATGGAAAAAGTATCAATCACTCTTTTTTAGAAACACAAATATTTGATGATGTAGTTTTAAATCTTATAAATACAGGAGAAGTTTCAAACTCTTTGAGTATTACAATAGAGGAAATAAAAAAGATTTACAAAAATAGATTTAATGATAATATAAATTTACTCACATCGCTGATACAACCAATATTTTTGATTGTTATTATGGGTTTAATACTTTGGGTTGTGTTGGGGATTTTTATACCCATATGGGATATGGGAAATATGATAAAAGTTTGA
- the folE gene encoding GTP cyclohydrolase I FolE, whose amino-acid sequence MSSEIEFENAIKKMLEHVGEDITREGLIDTPKRVRKAYEFMCSGYKQDPKEIIEKALFTSTNDEMVVVKDIEFYSQCEHHMLPIIGKAHVAYIPNGKVIGLSKIPRVVDIFARRLQIQEQLTEQICDALNEHLKPKGVAVMIDARHMCMEMRGVEKICSTTVTSALRGLFKSNKTTKDEFLSIVAQSLHK is encoded by the coding sequence ATGAGCAGTGAAATAGAATTTGAAAATGCTATAAAAAAAATGTTAGAGCACGTTGGAGAAGACATAACAAGAGAGGGTTTAATTGATACTCCAAAAAGAGTAAGAAAAGCTTATGAGTTTATGTGTAGTGGTTATAAACAAGACCCAAAAGAGATAATTGAAAAAGCTCTTTTTACTTCAACAAATGATGAAATGGTTGTGGTAAAAGATATAGAGTTCTATTCTCAATGTGAACATCATATGTTGCCAATTATTGGAAAAGCACATGTTGCGTATATTCCAAATGGAAAAGTTATTGGTTTGTCAAAAATACCAAGAGTTGTTGATATATTTGCAAGAAGATTACAAATTCAAGAGCAATTAACTGAGCAAATTTGTGATGCTTTAAATGAACACTTAAAACCAAAAGGTGTAGCTGTTATGATTGATGCACGTCATATGTGTATGGAAATGAGAGGAGTTGAAAAGATTTGTTCAACTACTGTTACATCAGCATTAAGAGGATTATTTAAATCTAATAAAACAACAAAAGATGAGTTTTTATCTATAGTTGCTCAATCTCTTCATAAATAA
- a CDS encoding DUF932 domain-containing protein, which yields MSVKIKPLSNEQLNSIALTLFTQEPHSEVSDKYHFIPTIDVIEEIRANNWYPVNVAVANVRDEEKEGFQQHCVRFRHFEDLLNPKDNAVELLLFNSHDRSKAFSISAGIFRFVCANGLVISDSVFETYKIKHLGERDNDVSNAVANITAIKPKLMQKIEKLESITLNQSEKESFAKYSIPLRFEEHLEINHNDLLIPHREQDSKDDLYTVLNVIQENLLRGNIQGINKDTKRRFTSKEITSISKDTEVNKGIWDIAEKIASIKDSNYLVAA from the coding sequence ATGTCAGTAAAAATAAAACCACTAAGCAATGAGCAACTAAATAGTATAGCTCTAACTTTGTTCACTCAAGAACCACATAGTGAAGTTAGTGATAAATACCACTTCATTCCAACAATAGATGTAATTGAAGAAATAAGAGCAAATAATTGGTATCCAGTTAATGTTGCAGTTGCTAATGTAAGAGATGAAGAAAAAGAAGGCTTCCAACAACATTGTGTTAGATTCAGACACTTTGAAGATTTACTCAATCCAAAAGATAACGCAGTAGAACTTTTACTATTCAATAGCCATGATAGAAGTAAAGCTTTCTCAATTTCAGCAGGTATTTTCAGATTCGTATGTGCAAATGGTCTAGTTATCTCAGATAGCGTATTTGAAACCTATAAAATCAAACACCTTGGTGAAAGAGATAATGATGTATCAAATGCTGTTGCTAATATAACAGCTATCAAACCAAAACTAATGCAAAAAATAGAAAAACTAGAATCAATCACACTAAACCAAAGTGAAAAAGAATCATTTGCAAAATACTCAATTCCTCTAAGATTTGAAGAACACCTAGAAATCAATCATAATGATTTACTAATTCCTCATAGAGAACAAGACTCAAAAGATGACCTTTACACAGTTTTAAATGTAATCCAAGAAAACCTTTTAAGAGGAAATATCCAAGGTATCAACAAAGATACAAAAAGAAGATTCACAAGTAAAGAAATCACATCAATTTCTAAGGACACAGAAGTAAATAAAGGTATTTGGGATATAGCAGAAAAGATAGCAAGTATCAAAGATTCAAATTATCTAGTTGCTGCATAA
- a CDS encoding lactate permease, whose protein sequence is MDRVDRFKKRKKIIESISVYETIDKELVNEFLNSEVDENKVEQAYKNIDEHYDFKYNFTVSKNEAKEFLEQFKKDFNQERFDKLIIDCRKEVINSIVTPFGLGKIVAAYDKVGGNVDTVHNVRDGIYATEDEQKAYENRGEYNSDVYHKDINYININKKYSKSRKDGNAVDYMTDKKLNQNESNDLDHIKSAKEIHDDAGRILAQIDGKVLANTETNLKPTTSTNNRSKKAYDMQTFLNKKDERIKKIDELKSKIDLSPQEQNELRKLEELSKIDNKKALESDEIARKEIDKKINKEYYTSGKFAKATTVAGLNEGSKMGMQQAIGLVMTEFFTALFDEILDIYKNGFSNGFEDDRFFMVLKERLKNIALKIQAKWKDVAIAFKDGFLSGFISSLVTTAINMFVTTGKRVVRIIREGIYSLFRAVKMLIFPPENMTYEEAMHEAKKVVASGLIISLGVIAEQYIDTLIKGSVVLEPFSDILTTIFVGAITGLAVTMTVYYIDKKKNDKDAIQELIKQTDEKFENVEMLLQKLSY, encoded by the coding sequence ATGGATAGAGTAGATAGATTTAAAAAAAGAAAGAAAATAATAGAAAGTATTTCAGTGTATGAAACTATAGATAAAGAACTAGTTAATGAATTTCTAAATTCAGAAGTTGATGAGAATAAAGTTGAACAAGCATATAAAAATATTGATGAACATTATGATTTTAAATATAATTTTACAGTTTCAAAGAATGAAGCAAAAGAATTTTTAGAACAATTTAAGAAAGATTTCAATCAAGAAAGATTTGATAAATTGATTATTGATTGTAGAAAAGAGGTTATTAATTCTATTGTAACACCTTTTGGTCTTGGTAAAATAGTAGCTGCTTATGATAAAGTTGGTGGAAATGTAGATACTGTTCATAATGTTAGGGATGGAATTTATGCTACAGAAGATGAACAAAAAGCTTATGAAAATAGAGGTGAGTATAATAGTGATGTATATCATAAAGATATAAATTATATTAATATAAATAAAAAATATTCTAAAAGTAGGAAGGATGGAAATGCAGTTGATTATATGACTGATAAAAAGCTTAATCAAAATGAAAGTAATGATCTAGACCATATTAAATCAGCAAAAGAAATTCATGATGATGCAGGAAGAATTTTAGCTCAAATAGATGGAAAAGTTTTGGCTAATACCGAGACTAACTTAAAACCAACAACTTCGACAAATAATCGTTCTAAAAAAGCTTATGATATGCAAACATTTTTGAATAAAAAAGATGAAAGAATAAAAAAAATAGATGAATTAAAATCAAAAATTGATTTATCTCCGCAAGAACAAAATGAGTTAAGGAAACTTGAAGAGTTATCAAAAATTGATAATAAAAAAGCTTTAGAATCAGATGAAATAGCAAGAAAAGAAATAGACAAAAAAATTAATAAAGAATACTATACAAGTGGTAAATTTGCAAAAGCTACAACAGTTGCTGGATTAAATGAAGGTTCAAAAATGGGTATGCAGCAAGCTATAGGTCTTGTTATGACTGAATTCTTTACTGCTTTATTTGATGAAATTTTAGATATTTATAAAAATGGTTTTTCTAATGGATTTGAAGATGATAGATTTTTTATGGTTTTAAAAGAGAGACTTAAAAATATTGCTTTAAAAATTCAAGCAAAATGGAAAGATGTAGCAATTGCATTTAAAGATGGTTTTTTATCTGGATTTATATCAAGTCTTGTAACTACAGCCATTAATATGTTTGTAACTACAGGAAAAAGAGTTGTAAGAATAATTAGAGAAGGTATTTATTCATTATTTAGAGCTGTTAAAATGTTAATTTTCCCACCTGAAAATATGACTTATGAAGAAGCTATGCATGAAGCCAAAAAAGTAGTTGCTAGTGGATTAATTATAAGTTTGGGTGTTATAGCTGAACAATATATAGATACACTAATAAAAGGCTCTGTAGTTTTAGAACCATTTTCTGATATTTTAACAACAATTTTTGTTGGTGCAATAACAGGACTTGCTGTTACTATGACGGTTTATTATATTGACAAAAAGAAAAATGATAAAGATGCAATTCAAGAACTTATAAAACAAACAGATGAGAAATTTGAGAATGTAGAAATGTTACTTCAAAAACTTTCATATTAA
- the corA gene encoding magnesium/cobalt transporter CorA, translating to MINCYIKKGNKLSVIEGVDVFENNEDKNSVIWIDMLLPTLEEIRAVESMFDMEFPTKQETEEIELSSRYWEENNRIEINSYFLINDNKSAFNETVSFILQGTLLISVRYKKLETFNTFTKKLLISPREFKTGYSIFCQIIDIRIDADADTIENLSKEITKIRKHVFTDYSNDDEEILEKISTFEDLNMKIRENLTDKQRILNSLLKSQKFVDDKQELPIMLKDIKSLIDHTNFNFERLDYLQNIFIGILSIEQNKVIKIFTIVNVIFLPPTLIASIYGMNFDFIPELHWQYGYVLSIVFMIIASITPILIFKKKGWI from the coding sequence TTGATTAACTGTTACATCAAAAAAGGAAATAAACTTAGTGTTATTGAGGGAGTAGATGTTTTTGAGAATAATGAAGATAAAAATAGTGTAATTTGGATTGATATGCTTCTTCCTACCTTAGAGGAAATAAGAGCAGTAGAAAGTATGTTTGATATGGAATTTCCCACAAAACAAGAGACAGAAGAGATTGAGCTGAGTTCTAGATACTGGGAAGAAAATAATAGAATAGAAATAAATAGTTACTTCTTGATAAATGATAATAAATCAGCATTCAATGAAACGGTTTCTTTTATTTTACAAGGAACACTTTTAATTTCAGTTAGATATAAAAAATTAGAAACATTTAATACTTTTACAAAAAAACTTTTGATCTCACCAAGAGAATTTAAAACTGGTTACTCAATTTTTTGTCAAATTATTGATATTAGAATTGATGCTGATGCAGATACAATTGAAAATTTATCAAAAGAGATAACAAAAATTAGAAAACACGTATTTACAGATTATTCAAATGATGATGAAGAAATTCTTGAAAAAATCTCTACATTTGAAGATTTAAATATGAAAATTAGAGAGAACTTAACGGATAAACAAAGAATATTAAATTCACTTTTAAAATCACAAAAATTTGTGGATGATAAACAAGAATTGCCAATTATGTTAAAAGATATTAAGTCATTAATTGACCATACAAATTTTAATTTTGAAAGACTTGATTACTTACAAAATATCTTTATTGGTATCTTAAGTATTGAGCAAAATAAGGTTATAAAAATATTTACGATTGTAAATGTTATATTTCTTCCCCCAACATTAATTGCAAGTATTTATGGAATGAATTTTGATTTTATACCTGAATTACATTGGCAATATGGATATGTATTATCTATTGTATTTATGATAATTGCATCAATTACACCAATCTTAATTTTTAAGAAAAAAGGTTGGATTTAA
- a CDS encoding DNA-binding protein codes for MFEKYDMLIPQGVIFNLKEIEEMKILKTDMAKKLIYNNELEVVKIGKKIHISRTELIKFLIANTIGANESKEGLE; via the coding sequence ATGTTTGAAAAATACGATATGTTAATACCACAAGGTGTAATCTTTAATCTTAAAGAAATTGAAGAAATGAAAATTCTCAAGACTGACATGGCTAAGAAATTGATTTATAATAATGAACTAGAAGTTGTAAAAATAGGGAAAAAGATACATATTAGTAGAACTGAATTAATTAAATTTTTAATTGCTAATACTATTGGAGCTAATGAAAGTAAAGAAGGTTTGGAGTAA